A single Halobacteriovorax vibrionivorans DNA region contains:
- a CDS encoding ASCH domain-containing protein, translating to MSSLTPEEFWDLYEETLDEKLDHPHIEISIAGNAEIADELLALYLSGKKSAGSGLVKDYELAGDPLPEVDNFWIILDSKNNPRCIVKTIAIEINKFSDISKKIAEAEGEGDLSVEHWKKAHRDFFTPYLNDWGIVDLDDEDVVTEFYEVVFQK from the coding sequence ATGAGCAGCTTAACTCCAGAGGAATTTTGGGACTTATATGAAGAAACACTCGATGAGAAGTTAGATCATCCCCATATTGAGATATCAATTGCAGGTAATGCTGAAATTGCAGATGAGCTTCTTGCTTTGTATTTATCAGGTAAGAAAAGTGCCGGAAGTGGTCTTGTTAAGGACTATGAGCTAGCAGGAGATCCTTTACCTGAAGTTGATAATTTCTGGATAATACTAGATTCTAAGAATAATCCTCGCTGTATTGTTAAGACTATTGCTATTGAAATTAATAAGTTCAGTGATATATCTAAGAAGATAGCTGAGGCCGAAGGAGAAGGGGATCTGTCAGTGGAGCACTGGAAAAAGGCCCATCGTGACTTCTTTACACCATATTTAAATGATTGGGGTATTGTTGATTTAGACGATGAAGATGTTGTTACAGAATTTTATGAGGTTGTATTTCAGAAATAA
- the mnmA gene encoding tRNA 2-thiouridine(34) synthase MnmA, with protein MTSIGNGKTVIVGMSGGVDSSVCAALLKEQGYNVIGMFMKNWEEQDENGNCKASLEFEDVIKVCEKLDIPYYSVDFVKEYRDNVFANFLEEYEQGYTPNPDILCNREIKFKVFFNKAMELGADYLATGHYCQTKKIDGQSRLIKGLDNNKDQTYFLYTIKSDVLDKVLFPVGNIEKPQVREIAKKYDLITHDKKDSTGICFIGERNFKNFLSNYIQIKEGDFELLDGTKVGRHSGSAFYTIGQRKGLGLGGPGEPWFVVGKDTQRNVVLVERGEKHGALYADYLTATELSWVDKDFAPSVGQRVKAKIRYRQKDQACTITEVADDFVKVEFDEPQRAIAQRQSIVFYTQMDGEEVCLGGGMIKEAGPSYFEQNKELP; from the coding sequence ATGACAAGTATCGGAAATGGAAAAACAGTAATCGTTGGTATGTCTGGAGGCGTTGACTCTTCAGTGTGTGCAGCTTTGCTTAAAGAGCAAGGCTACAACGTTATTGGCATGTTCATGAAAAACTGGGAAGAGCAGGACGAAAATGGGAATTGTAAGGCATCTCTAGAATTTGAAGATGTTATCAAGGTTTGTGAAAAATTAGATATTCCATATTACTCAGTCGATTTTGTAAAAGAGTATCGTGATAATGTATTCGCAAATTTTCTCGAAGAATATGAACAAGGTTACACTCCTAATCCAGATATCCTTTGTAATCGTGAAATTAAATTTAAGGTCTTCTTCAATAAAGCAATGGAGCTAGGTGCAGACTATCTTGCAACTGGCCACTACTGTCAAACGAAGAAAATTGACGGCCAATCACGCTTAATTAAGGGCCTAGATAATAATAAGGATCAGACTTATTTTCTTTATACTATCAAGTCAGATGTTCTTGATAAGGTTCTCTTTCCTGTTGGAAATATTGAAAAGCCACAGGTTCGTGAAATTGCTAAGAAATATGACCTCATAACTCATGATAAGAAGGATTCAACAGGGATCTGCTTCATTGGTGAGCGTAACTTCAAGAACTTCCTTTCAAATTATATTCAAATCAAAGAAGGTGACTTCGAGCTTCTTGATGGAACGAAAGTTGGGCGCCACTCTGGATCAGCATTTTACACAATTGGACAAAGAAAGGGATTAGGCCTTGGTGGACCTGGTGAGCCTTGGTTTGTCGTTGGTAAAGACACTCAAAGAAATGTTGTATTAGTTGAGCGTGGTGAAAAGCACGGTGCTTTATATGCTGATTACTTAACTGCAACAGAGCTTTCTTGGGTTGATAAAGACTTCGCTCCAAGCGTTGGCCAAAGAGTTAAGGCCAAGATTCGCTACCGTCAAAAAGATCAAGCCTGTACAATCACTGAGGTCGCTGATGATTTTGTAAAAGTTGAGTTCGATGAGCCTCAACGCGCAATTGCTCAGAGACAGTCGATTGTTTTCTATACTCAAATGGATGGGGAAGAGGTCTGTCTTGGCGGTGGAATGATTAAAGAAGCTGGCCCAAGTTACTTTGAGCAAAATAAAGAATTACCATAG
- a CDS encoding M28 family peptidase: MKYFILSIIFIITSNSYSQSYKLNKSKRSPERARKLYYSVSKFKEDYIENILTSFVKQTRPNRYVGTEGNKKAQKFILDYINNNVRKKNTSVKSIKFVPDIEYAKKMYQSDLDATKGKLTKSQLVKWERFTKEREAHLDKLKSTNGHNIVWEKKGIKKPNEVIVVGAHFDTAAYNKKKLEMIEGGVQPGADNNASGVVAALALIDILSELELEKTVRVVFFDFGELGFLGSYDYAKNLTLEKGIRVYSYVELLMLGYDTKTLDKEEKLGNMKLYYSTPSSSLHNLEKSIAQSFYAASSEGTFRVTFQTHSKNFLNGDNVSFQKMEIPSVVYTQNWESDFNGNRIHSRADHVSSINIKTLHHSTTNIAMAIASWALDL, translated from the coding sequence ATGAAGTATTTTATTTTATCGATTATTTTTATCATTACATCAAATAGTTATTCACAAAGCTATAAGCTTAATAAGTCAAAACGCTCACCAGAGCGTGCAAGAAAGCTATATTATTCTGTATCTAAATTTAAAGAAGATTATATCGAAAACATTCTTACAAGCTTTGTTAAGCAAACAAGACCTAATCGCTACGTGGGAACTGAGGGAAATAAAAAAGCACAGAAGTTTATTCTAGACTACATTAATAATAATGTTCGTAAAAAGAATACTAGCGTTAAGAGTATAAAATTTGTTCCAGATATCGAATATGCCAAGAAGATGTATCAGAGTGATCTTGATGCAACAAAGGGGAAGTTAACAAAATCTCAGCTTGTAAAGTGGGAGAGGTTTACTAAAGAACGTGAGGCCCATCTTGATAAATTAAAATCAACAAATGGCCATAATATTGTATGGGAGAAGAAGGGCATAAAAAAGCCTAATGAAGTCATTGTCGTGGGTGCTCACTTCGATACCGCTGCATATAATAAGAAGAAATTAGAAATGATTGAGGGGGGTGTACAGCCTGGAGCTGACAATAATGCTTCTGGTGTTGTGGCCGCTCTTGCTCTTATTGATATTCTATCTGAATTAGAACTAGAGAAAACAGTAAGGGTAGTCTTCTTTGATTTTGGAGAACTTGGATTTCTTGGCTCGTACGATTATGCAAAGAATCTTACCTTAGAAAAAGGAATAAGAGTTTATTCATATGTTGAATTATTAATGCTTGGATACGATACAAAAACTCTTGATAAGGAAGAGAAGCTTGGCAATATGAAACTCTATTATTCTACACCTTCTTCAAGTCTACATAATCTTGAAAAGTCTATCGCACAAAGTTTTTATGCCGCCTCTTCTGAGGGAACTTTTCGTGTAACCTTTCAAACTCATTCAAAGAATTTCCTTAATGGTGATAATGTCTCATTTCAAAAAATGGAGATCCCAAGTGTTGTCTACACTCAAAATTGGGAGAGTGATTTCAATGGAAACCGCATCCATTCGAGGGCCGATCATGTCTCCTCAATAAATATAAAGACTTTACATCACTCAACTACCAATATTGCCATGGCCATTGCTTCATGGGCACTAGACCTCTAG
- a CDS encoding adenine nucleotide alpha hydrolase family protein, translating to MQKSKRERVIIGMDGGIDSAVTALLLKKQGYDCIGVNISFFERVTQEDEDFVTNFKTKLTPEGRIPDELADDEEMKEGLRRFEKIKWVRRINHIFKDWFCAPQEQIKDICRLIGIPFYVTNASSEFEDRVISLMLKSRFAGIWQNPSLDRATLIFDILNSKLEALKATKIATGHYCKVIANHGQFGLVRPNDPNENDCHLLSNLSQESLSRLLLPIADLNTSEVDRIGALVSANSFTREKLKAKKKARAQTYQSDELCDLYPRYVAPKFIRESNIYDHSNDNVVGAHDAHFRYHLGQTHYKTKEGNPRVPDSQIVVISMSRGHIFIAKNKELEFERIICHHFENFNVVDTAKPLECYGSLLSNGNTFKGTLYLLNNGNIFFDLEDKKNGIVFRGDTIMFFLKDAPSAKAIGHAKVYQSGHFVDGQFYMLPLSKREKEELEETQALPKKREIGF from the coding sequence ATGCAAAAATCCAAACGTGAAAGAGTTATCATCGGTATGGATGGTGGAATCGATTCTGCTGTCACGGCCTTATTATTAAAGAAACAAGGATACGATTGTATCGGTGTTAATATCTCATTCTTTGAGCGTGTGACGCAGGAAGATGAAGACTTCGTTACTAATTTTAAAACGAAACTTACTCCCGAAGGGCGCATTCCTGATGAACTAGCTGATGATGAAGAAATGAAAGAAGGACTTCGTCGTTTTGAAAAGATTAAATGGGTCAGAAGAATTAATCATATTTTTAAGGATTGGTTTTGTGCACCTCAAGAGCAGATAAAGGATATTTGTCGCTTAATTGGGATTCCTTTCTATGTAACAAATGCTAGTTCTGAATTTGAAGATCGAGTCATCTCATTGATGTTAAAATCACGATTTGCTGGGATTTGGCAAAATCCAAGTCTCGATCGCGCGACATTGATTTTTGATATTCTAAATTCAAAGCTTGAGGCCCTAAAAGCAACTAAGATTGCTACTGGCCATTACTGCAAGGTCATTGCAAATCATGGGCAATTTGGACTTGTGCGACCAAATGATCCAAATGAAAATGATTGCCATCTCTTAAGTAATCTATCTCAAGAGAGTCTTTCAAGATTACTTCTGCCTATTGCTGATCTTAATACTTCAGAAGTAGATCGAATTGGAGCACTGGTAAGTGCTAATTCGTTTACTCGCGAAAAACTTAAGGCCAAGAAAAAAGCTCGTGCACAGACATACCAGTCAGATGAGCTATGTGATTTATATCCTCGTTACGTGGCCCCTAAGTTTATTAGGGAAAGTAATATCTATGATCATTCAAATGATAATGTTGTTGGCGCACACGATGCTCACTTCAGATATCATCTCGGCCAGACTCATTATAAAACAAAAGAGGGAAATCCCCGAGTTCCCGACTCACAAATTGTCGTTATCAGTATGTCTAGAGGACATATTTTTATTGCTAAGAATAAAGAATTAGAGTTTGAAAGAATAATCTGTCATCATTTTGAAAATTTCAATGTTGTCGATACAGCAAAGCCTTTAGAATGTTATGGAAGTCTCCTATCAAATGGAAATACATTCAAAGGGACTTTATATCTTTTAAACAATGGAAATATCTTCTTTGATTTAGAAGATAAAAAGAATGGCATTGTATTTAGAGGAGATACGATTATGTTCTTCTTAAAAGATGCTCCTTCTGCAAAGGCCATCGGCCATGCCAAAGTTTATCAAAGCGGTCATTTTGTTGATGGCCAATTCTATATGTTACCACTTTCAAAAAGAGAAAAAGAAGAGCTTGAGGAAACTCAGGCACTACCAAAGAAAAGAGAAATAGGGTTTTAA
- a CDS encoding DNA cytosine methyltransferase codes for MSTNNKSRKNKKLKFIDIFSGAGGFSCGLEMAGLECVLGIDFNKHAMDTFALNHKKAYPYCGDISKLTNKRIKEILGDTDVNLVVGGPPCQGFSTVGPGNPDDIRNKLFLEFVRIVKLAKPEFIVIENVTGLLAKKNEMTLQAIFRRFNRLGYNLDVKVLSSQHYGVPEKRRRTIFIGSRINEKVEFPKITHDTVVAKTYRPPVTVGEALSDLTDKNGKIHNHDLDSAKIKSKLDLKRIKRIPEGKGIRYEKDEKAYLTPATKLGVDWKNMREGRFRQTKYQRLDSKSVSPTIMTHRHSYYHPTEHRYLTQREAAKIQSFPNHFVFSGPISAQWRQIGNAVPPLMGKAIGTAIKKMHKAHLKAKHDGKVNKKTKVKSIINDVRGGAFVYR; via the coding sequence ATGAGCACTAATAACAAATCAAGGAAGAATAAAAAGCTTAAGTTTATTGATATTTTCTCAGGTGCCGGTGGCTTTAGCTGCGGACTAGAAATGGCCGGACTCGAATGTGTACTTGGAATTGACTTCAATAAACACGCAATGGATACATTTGCCCTAAATCACAAGAAGGCCTATCCATATTGTGGTGATATATCAAAACTTACAAACAAGAGAATTAAAGAAATTCTAGGTGATACTGATGTAAACCTAGTTGTTGGTGGCCCTCCTTGCCAAGGTTTTTCAACTGTTGGCCCAGGAAATCCTGATGATATTCGTAATAAACTTTTTTTAGAATTCGTAAGAATTGTGAAGTTGGCCAAACCAGAATTTATTGTTATTGAAAACGTAACTGGTCTTCTGGCAAAGAAAAACGAAATGACTTTACAGGCAATCTTTAGAAGATTTAATCGTCTCGGCTATAATCTCGACGTAAAAGTTCTAAGCTCTCAGCATTACGGAGTCCCAGAAAAGCGTCGTCGTACAATTTTCATAGGATCTCGAATTAATGAAAAGGTTGAGTTTCCAAAAATTACACATGACACAGTTGTTGCAAAAACATATCGTCCACCAGTTACAGTAGGAGAGGCCTTAAGTGACCTTACCGATAAAAATGGTAAAATTCATAATCATGATCTAGACAGTGCAAAAATAAAGTCAAAATTAGATTTAAAAAGAATTAAGAGAATTCCTGAAGGAAAAGGAATTCGTTATGAAAAAGATGAGAAAGCATATTTAACACCAGCAACGAAACTGGGAGTTGATTGGAAGAATATGCGCGAAGGTCGCTTTAGACAAACGAAGTATCAAAGACTTGATTCAAAAAGTGTTTCTCCAACGATAATGACTCATCGTCATAGCTACTATCATCCAACTGAACACCGCTACCTAACACAAAGAGAAGCTGCAAAAATTCAAAGCTTCCCTAATCACTTTGTTTTTAGTGGCCCAATCTCTGCTCAGTGGAGACAAATTGGAAATGCTGTTCCACCTCTTATGGGTAAGGCCATTGGTACTGCCATTAAGAAAATGCATAAGGCCCACCTAAAGGCCAAGCATGACGGTAAAGTAAATAAGAAGACAAAAGTTAAAAGTATCATTAATGATGTTCGAGGAGGAGCATTTGTTTACCGCTAA
- a CDS encoding Ppx/GppA phosphatase family protein, whose translation MFTAKNILFSTLLLVIVSCGSFQRSSEKYHDIAESSKCHTKRAAIDLGSGSTKLVVGLVNTCKGLVEGILFEAQRAVPLKEALQASKENEITPSMIQKLSAVFEEFKYMADHQGASDIKAVATSAFRTADNGEEAAEIITDNSGIPLTIISQKDEARFAYYAALSKTKTMKLSKKSPVAVWDIGGGSMQITKPLADGSTKVALLKVASVPFKNLVLKELYPDGTKTPNPLTEERALRSMDLARFISKQEFSRFGNLKGYQVIGVGGVHYYSIGGQFKKTNRIYNQSTLLSKLLERSKLSDKEIDSKYAVTDVTNLALVLGFMQTLKVDQVRPLKINMAHGLLINKDFWN comes from the coding sequence TTGTTTACCGCTAAGAACATCCTATTTAGTACTCTACTTCTTGTCATCGTATCCTGTGGAAGCTTTCAAAGAAGTAGTGAAAAATATCATGACATTGCCGAGAGCTCTAAATGTCATACTAAGAGAGCTGCAATTGATCTAGGCTCAGGTTCCACAAAACTTGTGGTAGGTCTCGTTAATACTTGTAAAGGACTTGTTGAAGGAATTCTTTTTGAAGCACAAAGAGCAGTTCCTCTTAAAGAGGCCCTACAAGCATCAAAAGAAAATGAAATCACTCCTTCAATGATTCAAAAACTAAGTGCAGTTTTTGAAGAGTTTAAATACATGGCCGATCATCAGGGTGCAAGTGACATCAAGGCAGTAGCAACATCTGCATTTCGAACGGCCGATAATGGTGAAGAAGCAGCTGAGATAATTACCGATAACAGTGGCATACCTCTTACAATTATCTCTCAAAAAGATGAAGCTCGTTTTGCATATTATGCGGCCTTATCAAAAACTAAAACAATGAAACTTTCTAAGAAGTCTCCAGTTGCTGTTTGGGATATTGGTGGCGGAAGCATGCAAATAACAAAGCCACTTGCAGATGGAAGTACAAAGGTTGCCCTTTTAAAAGTCGCTTCTGTTCCATTTAAAAATCTTGTTTTAAAAGAGTTATATCCAGATGGTACGAAAACACCTAATCCACTAACAGAGGAAAGAGCACTTCGCTCAATGGATCTAGCACGATTTATTTCAAAACAAGAATTTAGTCGTTTTGGTAATTTAAAAGGATATCAAGTCATTGGTGTTGGTGGTGTTCATTACTATAGTATTGGTGGACAATTTAAAAAGACGAATCGAATTTATAACCAATCGACTCTCCTATCAAAACTACTTGAAAGATCAAAGCTCAGTGATAAAGAAATCGACAGTAAATACGCTGTAACAGATGTGACAAATCTCGCACTTGTTCTTGGCTTCATGCAAACACTAAAAGTCGATCAAGTTAGGCCACTAAAGATCAATATGGCCCACGGACTTCTCATTAATAAAGATTTTTGGAATTAA
- a CDS encoding NnrS family protein, with protein MKNTLPVFNISFRPFFLLAAIIAIINVTFWVSAFVKGTDLGLVNFDPLFWHGHEMLFGFTSALIIGFLFTASSHWTQTTPYRGCFLIFLVALWLMERFSYFLNISHNWSIILLNIFYPASIILLFLKLRKNKQVYIFIPLLSTLWILSILHTYGYMSDSLSLQDISKNSASAIIRLLILLILGRVIPFFTKSRFKDLDLKINVPKFVQRFSILTLIILALPLSLFLSPSAIIIVYLICIIFNTLRVLYWKPLIGMKEPMIAVLYIGSFALVFGLVMELIGFFNGSIGFSQAPLHMLLAFGLGSVAIGMMTRVSLGHTGRIIKADKYIIISFVFVIIGALIRVFVPIIWNEFYETSLHYASGFWTLGFIIYLIKFFWPLVTKRPDGKFG; from the coding sequence ATGAAAAATACTCTTCCAGTATTTAATATAAGTTTTAGGCCATTTTTTCTTTTAGCGGCCATTATTGCTATTATTAATGTAACATTTTGGGTTAGTGCTTTTGTTAAGGGAACTGATCTTGGTCTAGTTAACTTTGATCCATTATTCTGGCATGGCCATGAAATGTTATTTGGGTTCACTTCTGCACTTATTATTGGCTTTCTTTTTACAGCAAGCTCACATTGGACGCAAACAACTCCATATCGTGGATGTTTTTTAATCTTTCTTGTCGCCTTATGGTTGATGGAGAGATTTTCTTATTTCCTAAATATTAGTCATAATTGGTCTATTATATTGCTCAATATCTTTTATCCTGCTTCAATTATTCTTCTTTTCTTAAAACTAAGAAAGAATAAACAAGTCTATATTTTTATTCCTCTACTTAGCACCTTATGGATACTATCTATTCTTCACACCTATGGATATATGAGTGATAGCTTAAGTCTCCAAGACATTTCAAAGAACTCTGCTAGTGCCATTATTCGATTGTTAATTTTATTAATTCTTGGTCGGGTCATTCCATTTTTTACAAAGTCTCGTTTTAAAGATTTAGATTTGAAAATTAATGTTCCAAAATTCGTACAACGTTTTTCTATCTTAACATTAATTATATTAGCATTGCCTCTTTCTCTCTTTTTAAGTCCTTCGGCGATAATTATTGTCTATCTAATTTGTATTATATTTAATACTTTACGAGTTCTATACTGGAAGCCTCTTATCGGTATGAAAGAGCCAATGATTGCAGTCTTATATATTGGCTCATTTGCACTTGTTTTCGGACTAGTTATGGAGCTAATTGGATTCTTTAATGGCTCCATTGGATTCTCTCAAGCACCACTGCATATGCTATTGGCCTTCGGTTTAGGTAGTGTTGCTATTGGAATGATGACTCGTGTTTCTCTTGGTCATACAGGGCGAATTATTAAGGCAGATAAGTATATAATTATCTCTTTTGTCTTCGTTATAATTGGGGCATTGATACGAGTATTTGTGCCGATTATATGGAATGAGTTTTATGAGACTTCACTGCATTATGCTAGTGGGTTTTGGACATTAGGCTTTATCATTTATCTTATAAAGTTTTTCTGGCCACTTGTAACAAAGCGACCAGACGGTAAGTTTGGTTAA